Proteins from a genomic interval of Dermacentor variabilis isolate Ectoservices chromosome 8, ASM5094787v1, whole genome shotgun sequence:
- the LOC142590531 gene encoding uncharacterized protein LOC142590531, whose protein sequence is MKSFSVIAITLALVVQCSLAEQEPDPRKNVDQLDVVYPKPWPTQPWPHPWPQPWPQPWPQPWPQPWPRPWPQPEPQPWPRPEPRPSLGPSTLPEDSMLKAPEPAENVNQLRMVYPKPFPPRPWPQPWPQPWPRPEPRPWPRPKPLPEDFTLKDLPEVDISAEEESKTRQRRAILPRPKPWPRPWPKPFPRPGPKPWPSPFPRPWA, encoded by the exons ATGAAGTCCTTTTCCGTCATCGCCATCACTTTGGCGCTAGTCGTCCAGTGCAGCTTGGCCGAACAAG AACCCGACCCCAGGAAAAACGTCGACCAGCTCGACGTGGTCTACCCGAAACCTTGGCCTACTCAGCCATGGCCACACCCTTGGCCACAGCCTTGGCCACAACCATGGCCACAACCTTGGCCACAACCTTGGCCACGTCCTTGGCCACAACCTGAGCCTCAACCATGGCCACGACCTGAGCCTCGACCTTCGCTTGGGCCCAGCACTTTGCCTGAGGATTCCATGCTGAAAG CACCCGAGCCCGCGGAAAACGTCAACCAGCTTCGCATGGTCTACCCGAAACCTTTCCCTCCTCGGCCATGGCCTCAACCGTGGCCACAACCTTGGCCACGACCTGAGCCTCGACCTTGGCCACGGCCCAAGCCTCTGCCTGAGGATTTCACGCTGAAAG ACTTGCCGGAGGTGGACATTTCTGCCGAGGAAGAGTCAAAGACAAGGCAGCGCCGAGCTATCCTTCCAAGGCCTAAGCCTTGGCCCCGCCCCTGGCCCAAGCCCTTTCCTCGTCCCGGGCCCAAGCCCTGGCCAAGTCCTTTCCCCAGACCTTGGGCTTAA